In the Drosophila takahashii strain IR98-3 E-12201 chromosome 3R, DtakHiC1v2, whole genome shotgun sequence genome, one interval contains:
- the Aduk gene encoding serine/threonine-protein kinase ULK3: MSLPRITDFEILEKLGAGSYATVYKARHKKQRTYHAIKYVEMSTLSQTSRENLITEIRLLRELKHKYIVTLQDFFWDDKNIYIVLEYCNAGNLSAFIRTKKALPESTCRYFLRQLAAAVQYMRANDVSHFDLKPQNLLLTRGANNVSLKVADFGFAQHLKLGEINQQLKGSPLYMAPEIVRKHQYDAKADLWSIGVILYECLFGKAPYSSRSIEELLLRIRKAEAITLPPNARISNECHDLLRRLLAHEPTARISFADFFAHPFLDLKTFPTEHTLQKAIDLVTQACAYDEKRNYKEAYYLYCSALQYFVPLITEEADATKRLALRNRALSYTKRAEEIKNCIIEDEYRMLAERQKQAAASATANPTTEPSPAVQAPDAQPSSSRVAEMLEPDARFKQLFALSNSSPSLKTGLEIGRKGELYLYERKLDAALESYTSALGILVPFVNNEPKGERRNLLLQQLEFWMKEAESIKSILSAKHMDEEEQKLSTRTSMRTITFLGWSRPPLLYFILFIVLNLIKIV; the protein is encoded by the exons ATGTCACTGCCGCGGATCACGGACTTCGAAATTCTCGAAAAACTCGGAGCGGGCAGCTATGCGACCGTCTACAAAGCGCGGCACAAA AAACAGCGCACTTATCACGCCATCAAGTACGTGGAAATGTCGACGCTGTCGCAAACCTCGCGGGAAAACCTAATCACGGAAATACGCCTCCTGCGGGAACTCAAGCACAAGTACATTGTGACCCTGCAGGATTTCTTCTGGGACGACAA AAATATTTACATCGTGTTGGAATACTGCAATGCCGGCAATCTATCCGCTTTTATACGAACCAAGAAGGCTTTGCCGGAGAGCACCTGCCGATACTTTTTGCGCCAATTGGCGGCGGCTGTCCAGTACATGCGGGCCAACGATGTGTCCCACTTTGACCTCAAGCCACAGAACCTGCTGCTCACACGGGGAGCCAATAATGTCTCCCTGAAGGTGGCCGACTTTGG GTTTGCTCAGCACCTGAAGCTGGGGGAAATCAATCAGCAGCTGAAGGGTTCGCCCCTCTACATGGCCCCCGAGATTGTGCGCAAGCATCAGTACGATGCCAAGGCGGATCTCTGGAGCATCGGGGTGATCCTGTATGAATGTCTGTTCGGCAAGGCGCCGTACAGTTCGCGTAGCATTGAGGAGCTGCTGCTGAGGATCAGGAAGGCCGAGGCCATTACACTGCCACCGAACGCTCGCATCAGCAACGAGTGCCACGATCTCCTGCGCCGCCTTTTGGCCCACGAGCCCACGGCGCGCATTTCGTTCGCGGACTTCTTCGCGCATCCCTTCCTCGATCTCAAGACCTTTCCCACGGAGCACACCCTGCAGAAGGCCATCGATCTGGTCACCCAGGCGTGCGCGTACGACGAGAAGCGCAACTACAAGGAGGCCTACTACTTGTACTGCAGTGCCCTGCAGTATTTTGTGCCCTTGATCACTGAGGAGGCGGACGCCACCAAGCGTCTGGCGCTGCGCAATCGTGCCTTGTCGTACACGAAGCGAGCCGAGGAGATCAAGAATTGCATTATCGAGGACGAGTACAGGATGTTGGCCGAACGGCAAAAGCAGGCGGCTGCATCTGCCACAGCTAATCCAACCACAGAGCCTTCTCCAGCTGTCCAGGCGCCCGATGCGCAGCCCAGCAGCTCGCGGGTTGCCGAAATGCTGGAACCAGATGCCCGCTTTAAGCAGCTAT TTGCCCTTTCGAACTCGAGTCCGTCCTTGAAGACTGGCCTGGAAATCGGACGGAAAGGCGAGCTATATCTATACGAGCGCAAGCTGGACGCGGCATTGGAGTCGTATACCTCAGCGCTGGGCATTCTGGTGCCGTTTGTGAATAATGAACCAAAGGGCGAGCGCCGCAATCTGTTGCTGCAACAG CTGGAATTCTGGATGAAGGAGGCGGAGAGCATCAAGAGCATTTTGAGCGCCAAGCACAtggacgaggaggagcagaAGCTGTCCACG CGCACTTCAATGAGAACCATAACATTCCTGGGCTGGTCAAGACCGCCACTTTTGTATTTCATTCTGTTCATTGTgcttaatttgattaaaattgtttaa
- the LOC108066767 gene encoding chymotrypsin-2, whose product MLSIEDLSLAVIAVLTITTVGQAAPPIWRVVNGTDSSVLKYPFMVSLRSYDGSHSCGGTIVSPKFVMTAAHCTNGRAAESLSIQFGVTNINANGPNVVGIWRIIQHEDFDPNRQNANDISLVMVKDPFVFDGISVAPVELPVHGFAVPQSDAGVEGVLVGWGLNETYGSVQNTLQEASLKIYSDEECTTRHGGRTDPRYHICGGVDEGGKGQCSGDSGGPLIYNGRQVGIVSWSVKPCTVAPYPGVYCKVSEYIDWIKCNIIILPESPSTIVP is encoded by the exons ATGTTGTCGATTGAAGATCTCAGTCTAGCTGTAATCGCTGTCTTGACCATTACTACGGTTGGTCAGGCCGCGCCCCCAATATGGAGGGTTGTCAATGGTACGGATTCTAGTGTGTTGAAATATCCCTTTATG GTATCTCTACGCAGCTACGATGGCTCTCATAGCTGTGGAGGAACTATTGTTTCGCCGAAATTTGTGATGACTGCAGCCCATTGCACCAATGGACGCGCGGCAGAGTCGCTATCGATTCAGTTTGGAGTGACCAATATCAATGCCAACGGACCGAATGTGGTGGGCATATGGAGAATTATCCAGCACGAGGACTTTGATCCTAATCGTCAAAATGCCAACGATATTTCGCTGGTGATGGTGAAGGATCCCTTTGTTTTTGATGGCATTTCGGTGGCTCCCGTGGAATTGCCAGTTCACGGCTTTGCTGTACCCCAATCAGATGCTGGAGTGGAGGGTGTGCTCGTCGGATGGGGCCTGAATGAG ACCTATGGAAGTGTCCAGAACACCCTGCAGGAGGCCTCCCTGAAGATCTACTCCGATGAGGAGTGCACCACACGACATGGAGGCCGTACCGATCCCAGATATCACATCTGTGGGGGCGTGGACGAGGGCGGCAAGGGACAGTGCAGCGGCGACTCGGGTGGTCCGCTCATCTACAATGGCCGGCAAGTGGGAATCGTCTCGTGGAGTGTTAAGCCCTGTACCGTGGCTCCCTATCCGGGGGTTTACTGTAAGGTTAGCGAGTACATTGACTGGATCAAAtgcaatataattatattgccTGAGTCACCGAGTACCATTGTtccataa
- the HP1e gene encoding chromobox protein homolog 5: MNININSDEVSSVSSELTDDSDEGEEYIVEKILDRRHHRGEVQYLVKWLNYSDEDNTWELASDLDCPTLVNSFESKFSLKRALNLNNLYEKKAKRMKIDPCLVMDNPFNHGFTAQEVLKGFKKNGEVSFLIKFLDLDQPQMVLSGIAYEEIPQMVLKFYEKQCNFQDYLNNYIS; the protein is encoded by the coding sequence atgaatataaatatcaaTAGTGATGAAGTCTCTTCGGTTTCCTCCGAACTTACTGACGACTCCGATGAAGGCGAAGAATATATTGTTGAGAAGATATTGGATCGAAGGCATCACAGGGGTGAAGTTCAATACTTAGTTAAATGGCTGAATTATTCCGATGAAGATAATACCTGGGAATTGGCCTCAGATCTGGACTGTCCTACTCTAGTAAATTCTTTTGAATCGAAATTTAGTCTGAAAAGGGCGCTGaatctaaataatttatatgaaaagaAGGCGAAGCGGATGAAAATTGATCCATGCCTCGTTATGGATAATCCCTTTAATCACGGTTTTACAGCTCAAGAAGTTCTGAAGGGCTTCAAAAAAAATGGTGAAGTATCGTTTTTGATTAAGTTTTTGGATCTCGACCAACCGCAAATGGTGTTAAGTGGAATTGCATATGAGGAAATACCGCAAATGGttctaaaattttatgaaaagcaatgcaactttcaagattatttaaataattatatatcaTGA
- the LOC108066792 gene encoding chymotrypsin-2 → MSPNRDLCLAVIAVLAFVGASQAAPPLGRVVNGTDSSVQKYPFVISMRGSSGSHSCGGSIISKQFVMTAAHCTAGRKASDLSVQYGVTTISASGPNVVGVKKIIQHEDYNPYNNYANDISLLMVEEPFEFDGVNVAPVQLPELAYATPQTDDGGEGVLIGWGLNATGGYIQNTLQEVGLKIYSDEECTLRHEGRTDGRYHICGGVDEGGKGQCSGDSGGPLIYNGQQVGIVSWSIKPCTVAPYPGVYCKVSHYADWIKKSQIILA, encoded by the exons ATGTCGCCGAATCGAGATCTTTGCCTGGCGGTGATCGCCGTCCTGGCATTCGTGGGTGCTTCCCAGGCGGCTCCTCCACTGGGACGTGTGGTGAATGGCACGGATTCCAGTGTGCAGAAGTATCCGTTTGTG ATTTCCATGCGTGGTTCTTCAGGATCGCACTCCTGCGGTGGCTCCATTATTTCCAAGCAGTTTGTGATGACCGCTGCCCATTGTACAGCTGGACGCAAGGCTTCCGACCTGTCCGTTCAGTATGGAGTGACCACGATTAGTGCCAGCGGACCCAATGTAGTGGGCGTCAAGAAGATCATCCAGCACGAGGACTACAATCCCTACAACAACTATGCCAACGATATCTCTTTGCTGATGGTCGAGGAGCCTTTCGAGTTCGATGGCGTTAATGTTGCCCCCGTTCAGTTGCCAGAACTTGCCTATGCCACACCGCAAACGGATGACGGTGGCGAGGGAGTGCTCATCGGCTGGGGTCTCAATGCG ACTGGCGGCTATATACAAAACACCCTGCAAGAAGTGGGCTTGAAGATCTACTCCGATGAGGAGTGCACTCTGCGTCATGAGGGTCGCACGGATGGCAGATACCACATCTGTGGGGGCGTGGACGAGGGCGGCAAGGGTCAGTGCAGCGGCGACTCGGGTGGTCCTCTCATCTACAACGGCCAGCAGGTGGGCATCGTGTCCTGGAGCATCAAGCCCTGCACCGTGGCTCCCTATCCGGGTGTCTACTGCAAGGTTAGCCACTATGCCGACTGGATCAAGAAGAGCCAAATCATATTGGCCTAG
- the pasi2 gene encoding uncharacterized protein pasi2 produces the protein MMNYGRKTPSTYRSNPSVYSHATGRSSTNLHSKMSRSTRSVRIPWYQRPLLKNNQYIDIQKGAMLIGLFAIFLSLFTIATSIFDIYCYAMAAPGSTHYGYYIISYEFVYVGNKHVRNMLIVFALFSLIMALINFVTSVLLCVALRKEYEKKVMPWLWTFAVFTVWRALALIFFAIVNDLYFAYNVIMVLLWSIFCLCSIYGWAVVYSLFLELVDLTKLEDLAHLRMGTMASLHASTANSLAGSRPTTPHSTVSTMPVG, from the exons ATGATGAATTACGGCAGGAAAACGCCCTCTACATATCGGTCCAATCCGTCGGTTTATTCCCATGCCACGGGAAG ATCCTCGACGAATTTGCACTCCAAGATGTCCCGATCCACGCGATCCGTGAGGATTCCCTGGTACCAGCGACCGTTGCTCAAAAACAACCAGTATATCGACATTCAGAAGGGTGCCATGCTCATCGGATTGTTTGCCATT TTCCTCTCACTCTTCACCATTGCCACGAGTATCTTTGACATCTATTGCTATGCGATGGCCGCGCCAGGATCCACACATTATGGCTACTATATCATATCCTATGAGTTCGTCTATGTGGGCAACAAGCATG TTCGCAACATGCTGATTGTCTTTGCCTTATTCTCGCTTATCATGGCACTGATTAACTTTGTGACCAGCGTCCTTCTTTGCGTGGCTCTGCGCAAG GAATACGAGAAGAAAGTGATGCCCTGGCTCTGGACCTTTGCCGTTTTCACGGTTTGGCGCGCTTTGGCTCTGATCTTCTTTGCCATCGTCAACGATCTGTACTTTGCCTACAATGTGATTATGGTGCTACTGTGGTCTATTTTCTGTTTGTGTTCCATCTATGGCTGGGCTGTGGTCTACTCTCTGTTCCTGGAACTGGTGGATCTGACTAAACTGGAGGATCTGGCCCATTTACGC ATGGGCACAATGGCCTCGCTGCACGCCTCCACCGCCAATTCACTGGCTGGATCGCGGCCAACCACTCCGCACAGCACCGTTTCCACCATGCCCGTGGGCTAA